A single window of Rhodococcus jostii RHA1 DNA harbors:
- a CDS encoding MGMT family protein — translation MVATTEEQVEAVRALVASIPPGRVATYGDIASAAGLSSARTVGWIMRTDSADLPWHRVLGASGRPAPHLAHRQIAKLELEGVPIRDGRVDLAAARHRFDRSG, via the coding sequence ATGGTCGCGACGACGGAGGAACAGGTCGAGGCGGTCCGCGCGCTGGTCGCGTCGATTCCGCCCGGGCGGGTGGCCACGTACGGCGACATCGCCTCGGCGGCAGGGTTGTCCAGTGCGCGGACGGTCGGCTGGATCATGCGCACCGACTCCGCAGACCTCCCCTGGCACCGGGTGCTGGGCGCGTCTGGACGACCGGCACCGCACCTCGCGCACCGGCAGATCGCGAAGCTCGAACTCGAGGGTGTTCCCATCCGCGACGGCCGCGTGGATCTCGCGGCGGCCCGGCACCGGTTCGA
- a CDS encoding alpha/beta fold hydrolase encodes MGHVSALNTYLFGAEDGTEILALHGLTGHGRRWEALATDQLPDARWISPDLLGHGRSTWAPPWNLEAHVASLVDTLDAYARGPVLVVGHSFGCALALHLSRAVPDRVRGLVLLDPAIGLDPELMQSVADLTISSPDYTDVAEARSEKVHGSWGEVARDVLENEIAEHLVPLANGRVNWRLSTPAVVTAWGELAREAVLPPAHLPTVLVQASRVQPPYVTPEFRQALTDHLGDNLTAVDLDCDHMVPQARPDEVAELVRTLL; translated from the coding sequence ATGGGTCACGTGTCAGCACTGAATACGTACCTGTTCGGCGCCGAGGACGGCACGGAGATCCTCGCCCTGCACGGACTCACCGGTCACGGCAGACGGTGGGAGGCGCTGGCCACCGACCAACTGCCGGACGCCCGCTGGATCTCCCCCGACCTGCTCGGCCACGGCCGCTCCACGTGGGCGCCGCCGTGGAATCTCGAGGCCCACGTCGCGAGTCTCGTCGACACGCTCGACGCATACGCCCGGGGACCCGTGCTCGTGGTGGGCCACTCGTTCGGGTGCGCCCTGGCACTGCACCTGTCGCGTGCCGTCCCCGACCGCGTCCGGGGACTCGTGCTGCTCGATCCCGCGATCGGGCTCGATCCCGAGCTGATGCAATCGGTGGCGGATCTCACCATCTCCTCCCCCGACTACACCGACGTCGCGGAGGCCCGGTCCGAGAAGGTGCACGGCTCGTGGGGTGAAGTGGCCCGCGACGTCCTCGAGAACGAGATCGCCGAACACCTGGTGCCGCTGGCGAACGGCCGGGTCAACTGGCGGCTGTCCACCCCCGCCGTCGTCACGGCGTGGGGTGAGCTCGCACGCGAGGCCGTCCTGCCGCCCGCGCACCTGCCGACCGTCCTCGTGCAGGCGTCGAGGGTGCAACCGCCGTACGTCACACCCGAGTTCCGCCAGGCTCTCACCGACCATCTGGGCGACAACCTCACCGCCGTCGACCTCGACTGCGATCACATGGTGCCGCAGGCCCGGCCCGACGAGGTCGCCGAGCTCGTCCGCACACTCCTCTGA